In Nitratiruptor sp. YY09-18, a single window of DNA contains:
- the nusB gene encoding transcription antitermination factor NusB — MATRHQAREAVIGLLYAYDLGNPEIKNFAEDILEEKKIRNKQREFALSLFKGTVENLEKIDEMIKKHLESWDLDRLGHIEKAILRLGVYELLFSDLDSAIVINEAVELAKKLGTEQSPKFINGVLDAIAKEVKNGSAKT; from the coding sequence ATGGCTACAAGACACCAGGCACGTGAAGCGGTCATAGGGCTTTTGTATGCATATGATCTAGGCAATCCAGAGATCAAGAATTTTGCCGAAGATATTTTAGAAGAAAAAAAGATTCGCAATAAGCAGCGAGAGTTTGCCCTTTCGCTCTTTAAAGGCACAGTGGAAAATCTTGAAAAAATTGATGAGATGATCAAAAAGCACCTAGAGTCTTGGGATTTAGATCGCCTCGGTCACATCGAAAAAGCGATATTACGACTAGGTGTGTATGAGCTGCTTTTCAGTGATCTTGATAGTGCGATAGTGATTAATGAAGCAGTGGAGTTAGCCAAAAAACTTGGCACAGAGCAGAGTCCAAAATTTATCAATGGGGTTTTGGATGCAATAGCCAAAGAGGTTAAAAATGGAAGCGCAAAAACTTGA
- a CDS encoding DUF3108 domain-containing protein has protein sequence MLRTIFILSLFIGFTFAQTIKAKYAVTFGLFGKVATADALLVKKDGNYSIIIDVQSHGLAKMLSHNRREHYESRGQIKNGLFVPHEFVKVKQTTKRRDEKRYIFDHMHKNIMAIEDKNKYGHFHSHTKHLLNYYAKDDLLTLYFNLKKYLKPNRYRYKFYAVGGNEKNGEVDIEVLKNPGRIKKILKVDGLYLRVLLNQKIFASKKGELYVVEGEDGIATKGLLKDVIMFGDIIGSLVSKSIEP, from the coding sequence ATGTTACGAACTATTTTTATATTATCACTTTTTATCGGATTTACATTTGCCCAGACCATTAAAGCCAAATATGCTGTTACTTTTGGGCTTTTTGGCAAAGTAGCTACTGCTGATGCGCTGTTAGTCAAAAAAGATGGAAACTACTCTATTATTATTGATGTGCAGTCTCACGGCCTAGCCAAAATGCTTAGCCACAACAGACGAGAGCACTATGAGAGCAGAGGGCAGATAAAAAATGGCCTCTTTGTGCCCCATGAGTTTGTAAAAGTAAAGCAAACGACCAAACGAAGAGATGAGAAACGCTACATTTTTGACCATATGCACAAAAATATCATGGCAATTGAAGATAAAAATAAGTATGGACACTTTCATTCACACACAAAGCATCTACTCAATTACTATGCAAAAGATGATCTTTTGACTCTCTATTTTAATCTCAAAAAATACCTCAAGCCAAATAGATACCGCTATAAATTCTATGCAGTCGGTGGAAATGAAAAGAATGGTGAGGTTGACATAGAAGTTTTGAAAAATCCGGGACGTATTAAAAAGATTCTCAAGGTTGATGGCCTCTATCTTCGTGTCCTTCTAAACCAGAAAATCTTTGCAAGTAAAAAAGGTGAGCTCTATGTGGTAGAAGGAGAAGATGGTATTGCTACAAAGGGGCTTTTGAAAGATGTAATAATGTTTGGAGATATCATTGGTTCACTCGTTAGCAAATCGATTGAGCCTTGA
- the der gene encoding ribosome biogenesis GTPase Der gives MKKIAIIGKPNVGKSSLFNRLLKQRDAIVSEQAGTTRDIKRRIVQIGEKEAELIDTGGLEDRDELFEQVKNKSLEAAKDADIILYMVDGKKLPDEEDKKIFRSLQKLGKDITLVVNKIDNDKEEENAWNFYEFGTQEIFPISVSHNRKTRALLSWIEKRLPKDEKIALEIDEEPDFDELLAINEGEKKPQEEEDNEIRVAILGRVNVGKSSLLNALLKEERSIVSDVAGTTIDTVDESTLYDGKVITFIDTAGIRRRSKIVGIEKYALNRTQKMLERADVALLVLDASEGITEQDERIAGYIDKYKLACIIVLNKWDIANKDYKEAVKEVRDRFKFLSYAPIITLSAKTRKRVDKLYDLIIKVYKNYTTWIPTAQLNKVIKEAQIRHQIPSYKGKPVKILYATQYDTKPPKIALIMNRPEGLHFSYKRYLANTLRENFDLEGTPIILSPRKRGEREEDIQEESY, from the coding sequence ATGAAAAAAATAGCAATAATTGGAAAACCAAACGTTGGAAAAAGTTCACTGTTTAATCGCCTGCTCAAGCAAAGAGATGCAATTGTCAGTGAACAAGCAGGCACTACTCGTGATATAAAAAGGCGTATCGTCCAAATTGGCGAGAAAGAGGCAGAGCTCATTGATACCGGAGGATTAGAGGATAGAGATGAGCTCTTTGAGCAGGTCAAAAACAAAAGCCTCGAGGCTGCAAAGGATGCAGATATTATCCTCTATATGGTAGATGGAAAGAAACTTCCCGATGAAGAGGATAAAAAGATCTTTCGCTCTTTGCAAAAACTTGGCAAAGATATCACCCTTGTTGTCAATAAAATAGATAATGACAAGGAGGAGGAGAATGCTTGGAACTTCTATGAGTTTGGTACCCAAGAGATTTTCCCCATCTCCGTAAGCCACAACCGCAAAACAAGAGCTTTGCTGAGTTGGATAGAAAAGAGACTTCCAAAAGATGAAAAAATAGCTCTAGAAATTGATGAAGAGCCGGATTTTGATGAGTTGCTTGCTATCAATGAGGGGGAGAAGAAACCACAAGAAGAGGAAGATAACGAAATACGCGTAGCAATACTTGGACGCGTCAATGTTGGCAAAAGTTCACTGCTCAATGCCCTGCTCAAAGAGGAGCGCTCAATTGTGAGTGATGTGGCAGGAACTACCATCGATACAGTTGATGAGAGCACCCTCTATGATGGCAAAGTCATCACCTTCATCGATACTGCAGGAATTAGACGCCGCAGTAAAATTGTAGGAATCGAAAAATATGCGCTCAATCGTACACAAAAGATGCTAGAGCGTGCGGATGTGGCGCTTCTTGTACTTGATGCGAGCGAAGGTATCACAGAACAGGATGAGAGAATCGCTGGGTATATTGATAAGTATAAACTTGCTTGCATCATAGTTTTGAATAAATGGGATATAGCCAATAAAGATTATAAAGAGGCTGTCAAAGAGGTAAGAGATCGCTTCAAGTTTTTAAGCTATGCACCAATTATTACTTTGAGTGCAAAGACAAGAAAACGGGTCGATAAGCTCTATGATCTTATCATCAAAGTATACAAAAACTACACTACTTGGATCCCTACCGCACAACTCAACAAAGTCATCAAAGAGGCACAAATTCGCCATCAGATCCCTTCATACAAAGGAAAACCTGTCAAAATTTTATATGCAACGCAGTATGATACGAAGCCTCCAAAAATTGCGCTTATTATGAATAGGCCAGAGGGTCTACACTTTAGTTATAAGCGCTATTTGGCCAATACTTTGCGAGAAAATTTTGATCTTGAAGGTACACCCATCATCCTCTCTCCACGCAAACGAGGCGAGAGGGAAGAGGATATCCAAGAAGAAAGTTACTAA
- a CDS encoding DMT family transporter: MSLDKGVAYMLLASLLFAGMGVFAKLLSASMPSLEVVFFRNIFGVFLVGASLLHKPLQGDGGKPLLLFFRGFVGFLALLMFFYDIAHIPLGEAMTYSKTSPIWTAIFAAVFLHEVLSKRQWSAIILGFIGIVLITDPFGTPFDKYDILGILSGMGAALAYTSVRELKRYYDTRAIVLSFMGVGTLGPLLLMLLAPYVKIEELDFMFAKFVMPHGFMWAQIVAMGLLATLAQIYMTKAYGVTKAGIVGAVSYSNIAFSLLFGLLFLGDPFPDIIKFLGIILIVISGIMVAKR, encoded by the coding sequence TTGAGCCTTGATAAGGGTGTAGCCTATATGCTTCTCGCATCCTTGCTTTTTGCGGGGATGGGAGTCTTTGCAAAGCTTTTGAGTGCCTCTATGCCAAGCTTGGAGGTTGTTTTTTTTCGCAATATTTTTGGGGTCTTTTTGGTTGGAGCTTCATTGCTGCACAAACCTTTACAAGGTGATGGAGGTAAGCCGCTTCTGCTCTTTTTTCGAGGGTTTGTAGGATTTTTGGCTCTTTTGATGTTTTTCTATGATATAGCACATATTCCTCTAGGCGAAGCGATGACATACTCCAAAACTTCACCTATCTGGACAGCTATTTTTGCAGCGGTTTTTTTGCACGAGGTTTTGAGTAAGAGGCAGTGGTCAGCTATCATTTTGGGCTTTATAGGAATTGTTTTGATAACTGATCCCTTTGGGACTCCTTTTGATAAATATGATATTTTGGGAATTTTGAGCGGTATGGGAGCAGCTTTAGCATATACGAGTGTGCGTGAACTCAAGCGCTACTACGATACGCGTGCAATTGTACTTTCATTCATGGGTGTAGGGACTTTAGGCCCCCTTCTTTTGATGCTTTTAGCTCCTTATGTGAAAATTGAAGAGCTTGATTTTATGTTTGCCAAATTTGTAATGCCTCATGGCTTTATGTGGGCACAAATCGTTGCTATGGGACTCTTAGCAACATTAGCACAGATTTATATGACCAAAGCCTATGGCGTGACAAAAGCTGGCATTGTAGGGGCAGTAAGTTATAGCAATATTGCCTTTTCCTTACTCTTTGGACTTCTCTTTTTAGGTGATCCTTTTCCAGATATCATCAAATTTTTGGGTATAATCTTGATAGTTATTAGCGGAATAATGGTTGCAAAAAGGTAA
- the trpS gene encoding tryptophan--tRNA ligase translates to MRIVSGMRPTGKLHLGHYLGVLQNWVKLQNEHECFFFVADWHALSTSYEDKLNLKHLSIELVRDWIAAGIDPTKATLFIQSAIKEHAELYVLLNMITPLGWLERNPTYKDQLAQIKNKDIHTAGFLTYPVLQTADIILYDAEAVPIGEDQRPHLEIAREIVRRFHHLFLCEVFTEPKELLSPVPRLLGLDGRKMSKSYNNAIYLSDTSEEVWQKIRTAKTDPQRVKRSDPGNPEVCLIYDYHKAFSDEEIIKKVEEGCRSAAIGCVECKKWCAASIEKVLEPMRERRQSVSDEDIAIILQKGEEKAKEIAGKKMERVNKAIFELQCKDHT, encoded by the coding sequence TTGCGAATCGTAAGCGGAATGCGGCCAACGGGAAAACTGCATCTAGGTCACTACTTGGGTGTTTTACAAAATTGGGTAAAACTGCAAAATGAGCATGAGTGCTTCTTCTTTGTTGCAGACTGGCATGCACTCTCCACAAGCTACGAAGACAAACTCAATCTCAAACATCTTAGTATCGAGCTTGTGAGAGACTGGATAGCTGCCGGAATCGACCCAACAAAGGCTACTCTCTTTATCCAAAGTGCTATCAAAGAACACGCAGAGCTCTATGTGCTTTTAAATATGATCACACCCCTTGGATGGCTTGAGCGCAATCCAACCTACAAAGATCAGTTAGCGCAGATCAAAAATAAAGATATCCATACAGCAGGTTTTTTGACCTATCCGGTTTTGCAAACCGCTGATATTATCCTCTATGATGCCGAGGCCGTACCAATCGGTGAAGATCAAAGACCGCACCTTGAAATTGCCAGAGAGATTGTACGCCGCTTCCACCATCTCTTCTTATGCGAAGTCTTCACTGAGCCAAAAGAGCTGCTTAGCCCAGTGCCAAGGCTTTTAGGTCTTGATGGACGTAAAATGAGCAAGAGCTACAACAATGCGATCTACTTAAGCGATACATCTGAGGAGGTGTGGCAAAAGATCCGCACTGCCAAAACTGATCCACAGCGCGTCAAACGCTCTGATCCTGGCAATCCAGAAGTGTGTCTTATCTATGATTATCATAAAGCTTTCAGTGATGAAGAGATAATCAAAAAGGTCGAAGAGGGATGCCGCAGCGCAGCTATTGGATGCGTGGAGTGCAAAAAGTGGTGTGCTGCATCGATAGAAAAGGTACTTGAGCCTATGCGCGAAAGACGCCAAAGTGTGAGTGATGAAGACATTGCTATTATTTTGCAAAAAGGCGAAGAAAAAGCCAAAGAGATAGCCGGCAAAAAAATGGAGAGAGTCAACAAGGCCATCTTTGAACTCCAATGCAAGGATCACACATGA
- a CDS encoding amidoligase family protein, producing the protein MFELSPKLHNAEGKIRKAGFEIEYTGLRPLQAASIVVQHFGGDAKEIDEYETVVENTKYGKFSIYLDSVYLRRDAKEYIFKDQEIFKDLVYSLSELVVPYEIVTPPIPFTHLQEIENFRLGLKNAGALGTSASILYAFGMHINIETYSFEYSEIADILRAFVLLQDYIIDHIKVDLTRKFTWFIEPFSKEYIEHLLKTQYANFEEFAHDYIFYNPTRNRALDLLPLLLFIDQSLQKHLPPQKLSPRPAFHYRLPNSRIDEDNWNIAFEFNHWTMVEKVATNKEKLHDLVQEYFDFQETPFWFIKELWIERVEQWLKEEL; encoded by the coding sequence ATGTTTGAACTCTCGCCAAAGCTTCACAACGCTGAAGGCAAAATTCGCAAGGCCGGCTTTGAAATAGAATATACAGGCTTGCGACCTCTGCAAGCTGCCTCGATCGTTGTGCAGCACTTTGGCGGTGATGCCAAAGAGATAGATGAGTACGAGACTGTAGTAGAAAATACAAAATATGGAAAATTTAGCATCTATCTAGACTCAGTCTATTTGCGAAGAGATGCAAAAGAGTATATTTTCAAAGACCAAGAGATTTTCAAAGATCTTGTCTACTCGCTTTCTGAACTCGTAGTTCCCTATGAGATAGTAACTCCCCCGATCCCTTTTACACACCTCCAAGAGATCGAAAATTTTCGCCTAGGACTCAAGAACGCTGGAGCTCTTGGCACTAGTGCTTCGATACTCTATGCCTTTGGAATGCATATAAACATCGAAACATATAGCTTTGAATATAGCGAAATAGCAGACATATTGCGCGCTTTTGTACTCTTGCAAGACTATATCATCGATCATATCAAAGTTGATCTTACTCGCAAGTTCACATGGTTTATTGAACCGTTTAGCAAGGAATACATTGAGCATCTTCTCAAAACTCAATACGCTAATTTTGAAGAGTTTGCACACGACTATATCTTCTACAATCCTACGCGCAATCGCGCTCTTGATCTTTTACCGCTACTACTCTTTATCGATCAAAGTTTGCAAAAGCATCTCCCTCCCCAAAAGCTCTCTCCTCGCCCAGCCTTCCACTATAGATTGCCAAATTCACGTATCGATGAGGATAATTGGAATATAGCTTTTGAGTTTAACCACTGGACAATGGTTGAAAAAGTGGCAACCAACAAAGAGAAGCTTCACGATCTTGTACAAGAGTATTTCGATTTTCAAGAGACACCATTTTGGTTTATAAAAGAGCTGTGGATAGAGCGGGTTGAACAATGGCTCAAAGAAGAGTTGTAG
- a CDS encoding DUF190 domain-containing protein — MKRYLGSRKKLKIYIDNDDRYDGKALWQEILKAAKEYGLAGGTVYKAVAGMGAHSELHTFSVWSLSQKLPLIIEIIDQEAKIRGFLNQIDPMLSEALVTLEDIEVLLYKHPGFGQ; from the coding sequence ATGAAACGCTATCTAGGAAGTCGCAAAAAACTCAAAATCTATATAGATAATGATGATCGCTATGATGGTAAAGCGCTGTGGCAAGAGATCTTAAAGGCTGCCAAAGAGTATGGACTTGCTGGTGGGACTGTCTACAAAGCTGTTGCTGGTATGGGCGCTCATAGCGAACTGCATACTTTTAGTGTCTGGAGTCTGAGCCAAAAACTTCCACTCATTATCGAAATTATAGATCAAGAGGCGAAAATCAGAGGATTTCTCAACCAAATTGACCCGATGCTCAGTGAGGCTCTTGTAACACTTGAAGATATTGAAGTACTGCTATACAAGCATCCAGGATTTGGCCAATGA
- the ribH gene encoding 6,7-dimethyl-8-ribityllumazine synthase, which yields MNIIEGKLRLDGSEKVAIIASRFNHIITDRLVEGAKDAFLRHGGKEENLDLILVPGAFELPFALDKVLAAGDYAGVCCLGAIIRGSTPHFDYVAAEATKGIANTTLKYQKPVTFGVLTTDTIEQAIERAGSKAGNKGFESMTGLIELIDLYKGL from the coding sequence ATGAATATTATTGAGGGAAAGCTAAGACTTGATGGAAGCGAGAAGGTAGCAATAATTGCAAGCAGATTCAATCACATAATTACCGATCGTTTGGTAGAGGGTGCAAAAGATGCCTTTTTACGTCATGGAGGAAAAGAGGAGAATCTCGACCTCATTCTCGTCCCTGGTGCTTTTGAGCTCCCTTTTGCTCTTGATAAGGTATTGGCTGCAGGTGATTATGCGGGTGTTTGCTGTCTTGGTGCTATTATTCGCGGCTCAACTCCCCATTTTGACTATGTGGCGGCTGAAGCTACAAAAGGTATAGCAAACACAACACTCAAATACCAAAAACCGGTAACTTTTGGGGTGCTTACAACTGATACTATCGAGCAAGCGATTGAGAGAGCAGGCAGCAAAGCTGGTAATAAAGGCTTTGAATCGATGACAGGTCTTATAGAGCTTATTGATCTCTACAAAGGTCTTTGA
- a CDS encoding Uma2 family endonuclease: MEAQKLEHYSYRDYKEIEKNTKERVELIFGRIYMMAGASAKHQDVVLNIAITLRSESKCKPRVAPYDLKLVCNFDPNIEPINIVQPDVMLFCDENELPCAIFEVLSPSTASKDKTDKLALYECAGIKEYFIVEPEYKIVERFVLEDKKYRFSGNFTQNMKMPIDCIGKEVEVNAFFEGVE, translated from the coding sequence ATGGAAGCGCAAAAACTTGAACACTATAGTTATCGAGACTATAAAGAGATAGAAAAAAATACAAAAGAGCGAGTAGAGCTTATTTTTGGTCGCATCTATATGATGGCAGGAGCCAGCGCAAAGCATCAAGATGTTGTTTTGAATATCGCTATAACTTTGCGCAGTGAAAGCAAATGTAAACCGCGCGTTGCTCCTTATGACTTGAAACTTGTATGCAATTTTGATCCAAATATCGAGCCCATTAATATTGTGCAACCCGATGTGATGCTCTTTTGTGATGAGAATGAGCTTCCATGTGCAATTTTTGAAGTATTGAGTCCTTCAACGGCATCAAAGGATAAGACTGATAAATTGGCCTTGTATGAGTGTGCAGGTATAAAAGAGTATTTCATCGTTGAGCCTGAATATAAGATAGTTGAAAGATTTGTGTTAGAAGATAAGAAATACCGTTTTTCAGGAAACTTTACGCAAAATATGAAAATGCCAATAGATTGTATAGGCAAAGAGGTAGAAGTCAATGCTTTTTTTGAAGGAGTTGAATGA
- the kdsA gene encoding 3-deoxy-8-phosphooctulonate synthase, with product MILIAGPCVIESQEQLEIIATDLIKYHKSPQIDFYFKASFDKANRTSLESYRGPGLQEGLQMLAKIKEDFGYKILTDVHESYQVPAVAEVADVIQIPAFLCRQTDLLVAAAKTERIVNIKKGQFMAPADMRYSVLKVLKTRGYVDVDYTTSKEAGVWLTERGTTFGYNNLVVDMRSLVIMREFAPVIFDATHAVQMPGGAGGKSSGNKEFVAPLARAAAAVGVDGFFFETHYDPTCALSDGPNMVTPQELEEIVDDIFKIRDVLQGE from the coding sequence ATGATTTTAATAGCAGGACCGTGTGTCATCGAGAGTCAAGAGCAGTTGGAGATAATCGCAACTGATCTAATAAAATATCACAAATCGCCCCAAATTGATTTCTATTTTAAAGCAAGTTTTGACAAGGCAAATAGAACTAGCCTCGAGAGTTATAGAGGACCAGGCCTACAAGAGGGTCTGCAAATGCTAGCAAAAATCAAAGAGGATTTTGGGTATAAAATTTTGACTGATGTGCATGAGAGCTATCAGGTGCCTGCAGTGGCAGAAGTAGCTGATGTGATTCAAATCCCTGCATTTTTATGCCGCCAGACCGATCTATTGGTCGCTGCAGCCAAGACAGAGAGAATTGTTAATATCAAAAAGGGCCAATTTATGGCTCCAGCAGATATGCGTTACAGTGTGCTCAAAGTCCTCAAAACCAGAGGATATGTGGATGTGGATTATACTACTAGTAAAGAGGCTGGTGTTTGGCTCACTGAGCGTGGCACAACTTTTGGTTACAACAATTTAGTAGTTGATATGCGTAGCCTTGTGATCATGCGAGAGTTTGCTCCGGTAATCTTCGATGCAACACATGCTGTGCAGATGCCAGGAGGTGCAGGAGGCAAGAGTAGTGGCAACAAAGAGTTTGTCGCTCCACTTGCGCGTGCGGCTGCAGCTGTTGGAGTGGATGGGTTTTTCTTTGAGACTCACTATGATCCAACATGTGCTCTCAGTGATGGTCCAAATATGGTAACGCCGCAGGAGTTGGAAGAGATTGTGGATGATATTTTTAAAATTCGAGATGTATTACAAGGAGAGTAG
- the crcB gene encoding fluoride efflux transporter CrcB yields MNLQLLIVIGVGGFFGAISRFLIASFVQKLSGLFFPVGTLTVNVLGSFLIGLLYVYFEQSIHPLAKAMLITGFLGALTTFSTFSLESYLLIEQGLYLKAFLNIALNVILTISSTFIAIMLFKKLYGGV; encoded by the coding sequence ATGAATCTGCAACTTCTCATAGTAATTGGAGTGGGGGGATTTTTTGGGGCTATTAGTCGTTTTTTAATTGCATCCTTTGTACAAAAACTGAGTGGCCTCTTCTTTCCTGTTGGCACGCTTACGGTCAATGTTTTGGGAAGTTTTTTGATAGGACTGCTCTATGTATATTTTGAGCAGAGCATCCACCCATTGGCAAAAGCAATGCTCATTACTGGGTTTTTAGGGGCTTTGACAACATTTAGCACTTTTAGTTTAGAGAGTTATCTGCTTATTGAGCAAGGGCTTTACTTAAAGGCTTTTTTAAATATCGCCTTGAATGTGATACTCACAATCTCTTCAACATTTATAGCTATAATGCTATTCAAAAAATTGTATGGAGGTGTCTGA
- a CDS encoding mechanosensitive ion channel family protein has translation MQIFALFLLLTSMLLADINMTLVKESNLTLLQNFANELNSSSPNYSLQKSLIQKIVSIAKQQPPTITNDELQIKNAQDLIQTFKKINNFLAQSYEKQQEIEDLNEQLSDIQENQDEDSITATLEYAFYYRLKEFDQKFVEQIQKNYTKWLDTLLIKLNKISFTKSAESISKTLSQLQNVERKIKKLQIEKERYVILGQESKIRQIEKSIAYYQNRAERYVDKILSIKLYDFFAALQKRSQESINKAKDIVEFLHKFRQNLAKAYEATLYYAINKKIGNWQAKLIETKNALIAFLNNNSVIGIPLYKFAEALGIFLIFLVFRRIFAFFIVHSLRKFTQMTKSNFDDRLVDILEGPLKFSFIILGLYFALLIAGIHNDIFDKILKSLVIFDIFWLFYNAVNILDETIYNFAKKFGRELYREIGSFFIKTLKIFIFAIGLVSILQEWDINVSAFVASLGLGGLAFALAAKDTAANLFGGLSILADRALKLDDWIKVGDVEGTVEEIGLRTTKVRTFEKSLVTVPNQIIANNPIENFSRRNVRRIKMRIGLIYGTTQEQMQNILTEMRNMLQSHPGIAKKATLLVNFDEFEDSSLSIFIYCFTNTAEWAKYLEIREDVNLKIIEIVHRNGSDFAFPSESIYIEKIAEK, from the coding sequence ATGCAAATCTTTGCTCTTTTTCTCCTTCTTACCTCTATGCTTTTAGCTGATATTAACATGACTCTTGTTAAAGAGAGCAACCTTACCCTTTTACAAAATTTCGCAAATGAACTCAATAGTTCATCCCCCAACTACTCTTTGCAAAAATCACTTATCCAAAAAATTGTCTCTATTGCAAAACAGCAGCCTCCAACTATCACCAATGATGAATTGCAGATAAAAAATGCGCAAGATTTGATACAGACCTTTAAAAAAATCAACAACTTCCTGGCACAAAGTTATGAAAAGCAGCAAGAGATAGAAGATCTCAACGAGCAACTCAGTGACATTCAAGAGAATCAAGATGAAGATAGTATCACTGCAACGCTTGAATACGCTTTTTACTATCGCTTGAAGGAGTTTGATCAAAAGTTTGTAGAGCAGATTCAAAAAAACTATACCAAATGGCTTGATACTCTTTTGATAAAGCTTAACAAAATCTCGTTTACTAAATCCGCTGAATCTATAAGCAAAACCCTCTCACAGCTGCAAAATGTAGAGCGCAAGATCAAAAAACTCCAGATAGAAAAGGAGCGCTATGTCATTTTGGGGCAAGAGAGCAAAATAAGACAAATCGAGAAATCTATTGCTTACTACCAAAATAGAGCCGAGAGATATGTTGATAAAATTTTATCTATCAAGCTCTACGATTTTTTTGCTGCACTCCAAAAAAGATCGCAAGAAAGCATTAATAAAGCCAAAGATATTGTAGAGTTTTTGCATAAATTTAGACAAAATCTCGCCAAAGCATATGAGGCAACACTCTACTACGCGATCAACAAAAAAATTGGCAACTGGCAGGCTAAACTTATCGAAACCAAAAATGCACTCATTGCATTTTTAAACAACAACAGCGTCATTGGAATTCCTCTTTATAAATTTGCCGAAGCTTTGGGGATTTTTCTTATCTTTTTGGTTTTTCGGCGTATTTTTGCCTTTTTTATTGTCCATTCTCTCCGTAAATTCACACAGATGACCAAATCAAATTTTGATGATCGCTTGGTAGATATTCTTGAAGGACCTTTGAAATTTTCGTTTATTATACTTGGTCTCTATTTTGCACTCCTCATAGCAGGAATCCATAACGATATCTTTGACAAAATTCTCAAAAGTCTCGTAATTTTTGATATCTTCTGGCTTTTTTACAATGCAGTCAATATTTTAGATGAGACAATTTACAATTTTGCGAAAAAGTTTGGACGTGAACTTTACCGTGAAATTGGCTCATTTTTTATTAAAACTCTCAAAATCTTCATCTTTGCTATAGGTCTTGTGTCAATCTTGCAAGAGTGGGATATCAATGTGAGTGCATTCGTCGCTTCACTAGGACTTGGTGGTTTGGCATTTGCTCTTGCAGCCAAAGATACTGCAGCAAACCTCTTTGGAGGACTCAGTATCTTAGCCGATCGTGCACTCAAACTTGATGACTGGATAAAAGTGGGCGATGTAGAGGGAACTGTAGAAGAGATTGGCCTACGCACCACAAAGGTGCGCACCTTTGAAAAGTCTCTTGTGACAGTTCCAAACCAGATAATTGCAAACAACCCTATCGAAAACTTCTCTCGTCGCAATGTTCGCCGTATCAAGATGCGCATAGGCCTCATCTATGGTACGACGCAAGAGCAGATGCAAAATATTCTCACAGAGATGAGAAATATGCTACAATCCCATCCTGGAATAGCCAAAAAGGCAACACTGCTGGTCAATTTTGATGAGTTTGAAGATAGTAGTTTAAGTATTTTTATCTACTGCTTTACAAATACCGCCGAGTGGGCAAAATATCTTGAAATTCGTGAAGATGTCAATCTCAAAATCATCGAAATTGTCCATCGCAACGGTTCAGATTTTGCATTTCCAAGTGAATCAATCTATATAGAGAAAATAGCCGAAAAATGA